DNA sequence from the Paenibacillus azoreducens genome:
AGGGCAATCGCCAGTCCGATCACGGCGGCACTGCTGTGCATCAGCGCAGTTAATACCGCTCCGGCGGTAATTCCCCACCAGACATTATGGGCGGCCTGCGCAATGAACCAGCCGAACAGGCCGGTATTCTCCAGAGGAGGGCCGATCATTTGCATGACGCGGATGCCCAGCATAACTAATGCAAACCCCGCTATGGCGAGGGATATTAGCTGTATGGGCCGCCATAAATGCGCGCACGCACGCATGAAAAACGGTTTGTATTCGTCGGCAATGACCGCAAAGGTCCAGGCCAGGCCGGAGACGCCCAGCAAAGGCAATGCGATTTGGCCGATTTGCAGTCCGATCAGCTCGGTTGTGATGCAGGTCCCGATATTGGTCCCCAGAATAATGCCAAGCGTCCGTTCATACGTAAGCAGGCCGGCATTCACAAGGCCCATCGTCAGGACCGTAACGGCAGTGCTGCTTTGAAGTATCGCCGTAATACCTGTGCTGAACAGCATCCCTTTGAGCGGGGAAGAGGTCGCTTTCCGAAGAAAGGACGATAGCAGCGGTCCGGCCCAGCTGCCCAGGGCCGTTTCCATGATCTTCATGCCTGCCAGGAAGATGACCAGCCCGTAAATAACGGGAAAAATAATCGTATTAAACATGGTGAGGGCTCTCCTTTAAAGTGTGTGTTCAAAAAGGCCGATTTTCAGCACCGAGAAGGTTGGATGAAGCTAGGGACGAAAGGAGCGGAGCGTACGTAGTAGGTACGTGAGCACCGGATGGCCCGGCTGAATTCAAGATTCGATGCCGAGTTCACCTCCTGATTCACTTCGTGTTAGATATAGAATTTATAAGTTATCAGCAAAGCTGATGAAATTCTATATCGCAAGAAAACCTACCTTTGCATCGCGGCCCTTTCATCCTTGGACTGACCTCGATTAGTTTTCTTAAGATATCAGAAAGTATAAACTTCAAAGGAATTTGCATCCTGATATCGCAAGAAAAACTACAGCTAAAGGTGGTCTGTCTGCTGTGACAGTACGTCAATAGATGTTTTTCT
Encoded proteins:
- a CDS encoding Na/Pi cotransporter family protein, with protein sequence MFNTIIFPVIYGLVIFLAGMKIMETALGSWAGPLLSSFLRKATSSPLKGMLFSTGITAILQSSTAVTVLTMGLVNAGLLTYERTLGIILGTNIGTCITTELIGLQIGQIALPLLGVSGLAWTFAVIADEYKPFFMRACAHLWRPIQLISLAIAGFALVMLGIRVMQMIGPPLENTGLFGWFIAQAAHNVWWGITAGAVLTALMHSSAAVIGLAIALAASGTLPVGIGIAIVLGANVGTCVTAVIAAIGSTKSGQFVAWTHVVLNLGGALLFMPFIEQLQWLSAALSADDGAQIARAQTLFNIICSAAALPLCYLPIWRKLRIGK